Within the Cyanobacterium sp. T60_A2020_053 genome, the region GAATTTAAGAATATGCAAATTGATACTTCTGGGGAGTTGACTGGGGTAGGTATTCAAATCACCCAAGAGGAAGAAACTAAAAATATTGTGGTTATTTCTCCTATTGAAGATACTCCGGCTTTTGAAGCGGGAATTATTGCCCAAGATGTTATTTTGAAAATTGACGGTAAAAGCACCGAAGGAATGGACTTAAATGATGCGGTGTCTTTGATTCGTGGCAAACCCGGCACGGATGTGGTTTTAACCATTGAGAGAGAAGGCAAAGAGATGGAGTTTACCCTCACCCGTGCCACCATTGAGATTCACCCCGTTAAGGCGAGAGTTATTGATAATCCTAGTTTGGGTAAGGTGGGTTATATTCGTTTGGTGCAGTTTAGTAGTAATGCAGGGAAGGAAATGCGCGAAGCAATTACTATGGCTGAAAAGGAAAATGTTAGCGGTTATATTCTTGATTTACGCTCTAATCCGGGAGGTTTGCTTTATTCTAGTGTGGAAATTTCTCGCATGTGGATTGATAGCGGTCGCATTGTGACGACGGTGGATCGAGTGGGGGAAGTGGATGCTCACCGTGCCAATGGTTCTGCCCTTACTGATAAACCTTTGGTGGTGTTGGTGGATGGTGGTTCAGCTAGTGCTAGTGAAATTTTGTCAGGGGCGCTACAGGATCATGAACGGGCTATCATTGTTGGTACTCAAACTTTTGGTAAGGGTTTGGTGCAATCGGTGCGTGGTTTGGGTGATGGTTCTGGTTTGGCGGTAACTATTGCTAAATATTTAACTCCTGATGGTCGAGATATTAATAAGGAGGGCATTACTCCTGATGAGGTGTATGAGATGAGTGAGGCGGAGAAGGAAGTTTTGATGAATGATCGTCAAAAAGTTGGTACTATTGATGATGCTCAATTCCGCAAGGCTTTGGAGATTCTCACCCGTGAGGTGGCTAAAAAATAATTAATTATTCATTGTCAATTATCCATTGTCAATTATCAATTATTTATATATGGCTGATTTCGATATTGTCATTTTATCTAATGGTCCGGGGGAAATTACCACTTGGGTTTTTCCTTTACTGGCTTCTCTGTCAGCGCCCTTCCCCCAAGCTCGAA harbors:
- a CDS encoding PDZ domain-containing protein — protein: MSITKQGLILGATALTVSSVAMTGIGLHYSQTQAFVQDSPKEIIDEVWQVINRSFVDATFNGQDWRGIRTEFLEKEYSDQDQAYEAVREMLKRLEDPYTRFMTPEEFKNMQIDTSGELTGVGIQITQEEETKNIVVISPIEDTPAFEAGIIAQDVILKIDGKSTEGMDLNDAVSLIRGKPGTDVVLTIEREGKEMEFTLTRATIEIHPVKARVIDNPSLGKVGYIRLVQFSSNAGKEMREAITMAEKENVSGYILDLRSNPGGLLYSSVEISRMWIDSGRIVTTVDRVGEVDAHRANGSALTDKPLVVLVDGGSASASEILSGALQDHERAIIVGTQTFGKGLVQSVRGLGDGSGLAVTIAKYLTPDGRDINKEGITPDEVYEMSEAEKEVLMNDRQKVGTIDDAQFRKALEILTREVAKK